In Dyadobacter subterraneus, a single genomic region encodes these proteins:
- a CDS encoding RagB/SusD family nutrient uptake outer membrane protein, with product MKLYRYIILLPILFSLSCGDVLDKQPLDKLQGENLFSNPEGVKLYMANLYYQLPIEDFTFFRQGFNWNTGDPNNGGFAPAMVTDEAVHTEFGDFIGNDDFQWWDQGYKLIRDTNILIDIIPTLSVTEEETRALVGESAFIRAYAYFALAKRYGGVPLITSVQKYEGDVEALKVPRSTEKETWDFVLKECDLAIQNLAESWPGGERRATKWVAYALKSRAALHAASLAKYADRAPISGTAVDQKLVGLDNSAAAEYYKAAIEASEALITSGKFSLYKPTPASPQEAAENYRQLFEDPNIAPNEAIFIKGFARPGSGTGHNYGIWYQPNQTANGWPHPGRMNPTLDLIDAYETYTDPGKSAPVVTSEAANDINDYNGFNASKNYKRYDDPAGIYKDKDARLWATAILPGTTWKGQKIIIQAGFVKPDGSPQLFGGEPLTANGKTYYPYGAADRTQYSGFDTWGGNNTRTGVSFKKFLNEGTNVAPGWNQTVSDWADFRYAEILLIYAEAIVESGSAKADAGAKALNDIRRRAGHTKDIPLSIDNVIRERRVELAFENKRFWDLIRRREYHTLFNNSVRHALIPVLDLRVSPAKYIFIRQTIQRLNPATFDYKQYYRSIPGIGSNGLVQNPQY from the coding sequence ATGAAATTATATAGATATATCATACTGCTGCCCATTTTGTTTTCGTTGAGCTGCGGAGATGTTTTGGACAAACAACCTTTGGATAAGTTGCAGGGAGAAAACTTATTTTCCAATCCCGAAGGTGTCAAACTTTATATGGCAAACCTTTATTACCAGCTGCCAATCGAAGATTTTACATTTTTCAGACAAGGTTTTAACTGGAACACGGGTGACCCAAACAATGGAGGTTTTGCACCCGCCATGGTTACCGATGAAGCAGTGCATACAGAATTTGGTGATTTTATCGGCAATGATGATTTCCAGTGGTGGGACCAGGGATATAAATTGATCCGTGACACCAATATTCTGATTGACATCATTCCAACACTTAGTGTGACAGAAGAGGAAACCAGGGCGCTTGTTGGGGAAAGTGCCTTTATCCGCGCTTATGCCTATTTTGCTTTGGCGAAAAGATATGGCGGAGTTCCACTGATCACATCTGTGCAAAAGTATGAAGGGGATGTCGAAGCGCTGAAAGTACCAAGAAGTACGGAGAAAGAAACCTGGGATTTCGTTTTAAAAGAATGCGATCTGGCCATTCAAAACCTGGCAGAATCATGGCCGGGCGGCGAGAGAAGAGCTACAAAATGGGTTGCTTATGCGTTGAAATCAAGAGCCGCGTTACATGCGGCATCGTTGGCAAAATACGCAGACAGAGCTCCGATTTCGGGTACAGCGGTTGACCAAAAACTAGTAGGGCTGGATAACTCAGCAGCAGCGGAATATTACAAAGCAGCCATTGAAGCGAGTGAAGCACTTATCACCTCTGGTAAATTTTCACTTTATAAACCAACGCCGGCATCGCCCCAGGAAGCAGCTGAGAATTACAGACAACTGTTTGAGGACCCAAACATTGCGCCAAATGAGGCCATATTTATCAAAGGTTTTGCACGGCCCGGATCTGGTACGGGGCATAATTATGGTATCTGGTACCAGCCCAATCAAACAGCAAATGGCTGGCCGCATCCTGGGCGTATGAATCCGACACTAGATCTGATCGATGCTTATGAAACCTACACGGATCCGGGGAAAAGTGCGCCGGTTGTGACATCGGAGGCTGCCAATGATATCAATGACTACAACGGATTTAACGCGTCAAAAAATTACAAACGTTATGATGATCCGGCAGGCATTTACAAAGACAAAGATGCGCGGCTTTGGGCCACTGCTATCTTACCCGGCACTACGTGGAAAGGCCAGAAAATCATTATCCAGGCAGGTTTTGTGAAACCGGACGGCAGTCCGCAGCTTTTCGGTGGAGAGCCCCTCACTGCCAATGGAAAAACGTATTATCCGTACGGTGCAGCCGACCGGACACAATATTCCGGTTTTGATACCTGGGGAGGAAACAATACACGGACGGGTGTAAGCTTCAAGAAATTCCTGAATGAGGGCACCAACGTGGCTCCGGGCTGGAACCAGACAGTATCGGACTGGGCAGATTTTCGTTACGCAGAAATCCTTTTGATCTATGCAGAAGCAATTGTGGAAAGTGGTTCTGCAAAAGCAGATGCCGGTGCAAAAGCATTAAATGACATCCGCCGCCGGGCAGGTCATACCAAAGATATTCCTCTAAGCATTGACAATGTGATCCGGGAAAGACGGGTTGAACTGGCCTTTGAAAACAAGCGGTTTTGGGATTTGATAAGGCGTCGTGAGTACCATACGCTGTTTAACAACTCCGTTCGTCATGCTTTGATTCCTGTTTTGGACCTACGGGTTTCGCCAGCGAAATACATCTTTATCCGCCAGACAATCCAGCGGTTGAATCCGGCCACTTTTGATTATAAACAATATTACCGGTCTATCCCTGGCATTGGTTCTAACGGTTTGGTTCAGAATCCACAGTATTAA
- a CDS encoding DUF3823 domain-containing protein codes for MKKIKIYIPALLLVLALNACKIDNYPAPDAQLHGTFLDIDTNEPVEQDIIRGSTIEFIEHGYASQTKQVMIVKNDGTYRNDLIFSNTYTITPVRGNFVPAEPQEVDVKGETQLDFKVQPYIRVKDAKIEKVGSKVVATFKLQQTVINNVKKIGLYAHPEPAVGEPMRTVLADQEINAVTDPNKIYTLEIDLPSNSSNLKAGSQYFFRVGALIDAPESKFNYAKAVRLTL; via the coding sequence ATGAAAAAGATAAAAATATATATACCGGCGCTGCTTTTGGTTTTAGCATTAAATGCCTGTAAGATTGATAATTATCCGGCTCCGGATGCACAGCTGCATGGAACTTTCCTGGATATCGATACCAATGAACCCGTTGAACAGGATATCATCCGCGGCAGCACGATTGAATTTATTGAGCACGGATATGCCTCCCAGACCAAACAGGTGATGATCGTTAAAAATGACGGAACTTACCGCAACGACCTGATTTTTTCAAACACTTACACCATCACGCCGGTCCGTGGAAATTTCGTTCCCGCAGAGCCGCAGGAAGTAGATGTAAAAGGTGAAACGCAGTTAGATTTCAAGGTACAGCCCTATATCCGCGTGAAAGATGCCAAAATTGAAAAAGTGGGTTCCAAGGTTGTTGCCACTTTTAAATTGCAGCAAACGGTGATCAACAATGTGAAAAAAATCGGATTGTATGCGCATCCGGAACCTGCTGTGGGTGAGCCAATGCGGACCGTACTGGCTGATCAGGAAATCAATGCGGTGACTGATCCCAATAAAATATATACCCTGGAAATTGATCTGCCTTCCAACAGCAGTAATCTGAAAGCCGGGAGCCAATACTTTTTCCGCGTCGGTGCTTTGATTGATGCACCTGAATCAAAATTTAACTATGCCAAAGCGGTAAGACTTACTTTGTAA
- a CDS encoding T9SS type A sorting domain-containing protein, which translates to MKKLFLLGLLLLFFLKGYAQVVLIDDCESIAGWGGGGNTLSLDTDTPVQGLASIKSEGGNTERFRKNFATPLNTGILPSELTISYLQFSLFVSDITKFSTAGGQFELTSSGGPDTDEFNWGTGSVNLRNGWNNVVLRLSGAGKSGNPDLSAINFFRYYKPINNGESVVIKIDNMRFTKGYNGSDLSGAHIFNSADQNTGWSGTDAVQIDNANKILGAAAITKTGSGADWFVQTPSSAFNSTISEANGLIKFWLYVSDISKFTGAGSIEFSSSGQNGTDEYRWNMSGQKLLNGWNHVFLRISEAAKQGTPNLGAINYFRINQPLAASITAKIDEIEFYEPESMLTADPSVNTLNGKVMFGYQGWFGLPTDGQPAHEWWLHWFSGAPQHSTATVDMWPYQADYPPGELVPTTMTYSDGSPAKLFSSYNYSTVDEHFKWMQENEVDGVFQQRFLGYATTTDTRVHRHFDKVIENVQIASSKYKRVYSIMYDLSGANATSTEAIIADWKRLVDDLGVTSEDSYLWHKGKPLVALWGLGLASDPEATAARSEKLVRWFKEGDPADPTDDPKYRATIMGGLNDNWRSHSAEWLAVYDLLDAVSPWSVGRYGDESGANSFAINTVRPDMAYLEPKGIDYMPVIFPGFSWFNLQTVRNNPSAAIKNSIPRNGGSFLWQQSQNVINEGAKMIYLAMFDEVDESTSFFKMAKFSAHTPKGGDTWYLSLDADGYDLTPDWYLGIAGYTKKVLAGRATNSLSVPLFPNPVTTAAGNPLPVTLTAFTANKEGNSAQLRWETATEVNSSHFEIQRSSDAKTFTGIGMVEAGNNSSTKHQYSFTDQNLPSGTYYYRLKMVDLDETSALSRIATIKIVSDDLMKVYPNPVSKKLTISAEQRILNLEIVNMNGRKIYTSKPENSTVELDVSNWATGMYIVKFNGTERKFLKQ; encoded by the coding sequence ATGAAAAAACTTTTTTTACTTGGTTTATTATTACTATTCTTTTTAAAAGGATATGCGCAGGTTGTTCTGATCGACGATTGTGAATCGATTGCTGGCTGGGGCGGAGGCGGCAATACCCTCAGCCTGGATACGGATACCCCCGTTCAGGGCCTGGCTTCCATAAAATCCGAGGGTGGTAATACGGAACGTTTCCGCAAGAACTTTGCAACACCGCTTAACACGGGTATCCTCCCCAGTGAGCTAACAATTTCCTATTTACAATTCTCACTTTTTGTTTCTGACATAACAAAATTTTCAACAGCCGGCGGCCAGTTTGAACTTACCAGTTCGGGTGGTCCCGATACGGATGAATTCAATTGGGGGACGGGCAGTGTCAATTTGCGAAACGGGTGGAACAATGTGGTACTCCGGTTAAGCGGAGCCGGAAAGTCCGGCAATCCTGATTTGTCGGCAATCAACTTTTTCAGGTATTATAAACCCATTAACAACGGAGAAAGTGTTGTTATCAAAATTGATAATATGCGTTTTACCAAAGGATATAATGGAAGTGATCTTTCCGGGGCGCATATCTTTAACAGTGCCGATCAGAATACCGGCTGGTCGGGCACTGATGCTGTTCAGATTGACAATGCTAATAAAATCCTCGGTGCTGCCGCGATTACCAAAACAGGTTCAGGAGCGGATTGGTTTGTACAAACACCTTCTTCTGCATTTAATTCGACTATAAGTGAAGCAAATGGCCTGATCAAATTCTGGCTATATGTGTCTGATATTTCTAAATTTACGGGCGCGGGAAGTATTGAATTTTCATCGTCCGGCCAGAATGGAACGGATGAATACAGATGGAATATGTCAGGCCAGAAACTTTTGAATGGCTGGAATCATGTTTTCCTGAGAATTTCCGAAGCTGCAAAACAGGGTACTCCTAATCTGGGCGCCATCAACTATTTCAGGATTAATCAGCCGCTTGCTGCTTCAATTACAGCCAAGATAGATGAAATTGAGTTTTATGAACCTGAATCAATGCTTACAGCCGATCCATCGGTAAACACATTGAACGGCAAAGTTATGTTTGGTTATCAGGGCTGGTTTGGACTTCCAACGGACGGTCAACCGGCGCATGAGTGGTGGCTTCACTGGTTTAGCGGTGCGCCGCAGCATAGTACTGCAACTGTGGATATGTGGCCATACCAGGCAGATTATCCCCCGGGTGAACTGGTTCCAACCACAATGACTTACAGTGATGGAAGTCCTGCAAAACTATTTTCAAGCTATAATTATAGCACAGTTGACGAGCATTTTAAATGGATGCAGGAAAACGAGGTGGATGGCGTTTTCCAACAACGTTTCCTTGGTTATGCCACCACAACGGATACGCGCGTACACCGTCATTTTGATAAGGTAATTGAAAATGTACAGATTGCCAGCAGTAAATACAAACGGGTTTATTCGATCATGTATGATCTGTCAGGAGCCAATGCAACCTCTACCGAGGCCATTATTGCGGACTGGAAAAGATTGGTTGACGATCTTGGTGTGACTTCGGAAGACAGCTATTTGTGGCATAAAGGCAAACCGCTTGTGGCACTATGGGGGCTGGGCCTGGCGTCGGATCCGGAAGCTACCGCCGCGCGTTCGGAAAAACTGGTCAGATGGTTTAAGGAGGGAGATCCGGCCGATCCAACGGATGATCCAAAATACAGAGCTACAATTATGGGTGGATTGAATGACAACTGGCGCTCGCATTCTGCCGAATGGTTGGCGGTTTATGACTTGCTGGATGCAGTAAGTCCCTGGTCGGTTGGGCGTTATGGCGATGAAAGCGGCGCTAATAGCTTTGCGATCAATACGGTCAGGCCCGATATGGCTTACCTGGAACCCAAAGGTATTGATTACATGCCAGTTATATTCCCCGGCTTTTCCTGGTTCAATCTGCAAACGGTTAGAAACAATCCTTCTGCTGCGATTAAAAATTCAATTCCAAGAAACGGCGGTAGCTTTCTTTGGCAGCAGTCTCAAAACGTGATTAATGAAGGAGCGAAAATGATTTATCTTGCCATGTTTGATGAGGTAGATGAGTCTACATCTTTTTTCAAAATGGCGAAGTTTTCCGCTCATACACCCAAGGGTGGGGATACCTGGTATCTTTCTCTGGATGCTGATGGTTATGATCTGACGCCTGATTGGTATCTGGGTATAGCTGGTTATACCAAAAAGGTACTGGCCGGCAGGGCAACCAATAGTTTGTCGGTCCCACTCTTTCCAAATCCGGTCACGACAGCTGCCGGAAATCCGCTTCCTGTAACCTTGACCGCATTTACAGCAAACAAAGAAGGTAATTCAGCGCAGCTACGATGGGAAACGGCCACAGAAGTAAATAGTTCGCATTTTGAAATCCAGCGCAGTTCGGACGCAAAAACATTTACTGGAATTGGAATGGTTGAAGCAGGTAATAATTCATCAACGAAACATCAATATAGCTTCACCGACCAAAACCTTCCGTCCGGGACTTATTATTACCGTTTAAAAATGGTCGATCTGGATGAAACAAGTGCATTGAGCAGGATCGCTACGATCAAAATTGTTTCTGATGATTTGATGAAAGTATATCCAAATCCCGTTTCAAAAAAGCTGACAATCAGTGCTGAACAGAGAATATTAAACCTGGAAATTGTAAATATGAACGGCAGGAAGATATATACTTCAAAGCCTGAAAACTCAACAGTAGAACTAGATGTCAGCAATTGGGCAACGGGCATGTATATTGTAAAGTTTAACGGGACAGAACGAAAGTTTCTGAAGCAATAA
- a CDS encoding type VI secretion system baseplate subunit TssF: MYSDSYYTKENISRRILKRSAELWGYDETSLDQFDPLVKLLIEGCAVEFEKVGQEIKGTELRLMSRLAEILCPQIQRSPKPAIAIAQARSIEAKAWVDQENQLVCRRSNVRKGEAAEVFFSPVGRHSIVNAAIVYYATPVGLYAMERGSRNLLSSSLVQKGGDQTVWIGIDMDQSIDSFEGFRFYIDWPTDISQSLYREFLSFTSWESGRKKLTYEVGLKTENTSEEMTLLGMKNHFVNITNQETWEKGEMALLPYPPEFEDIYDRSLQTLKKPLVWLKIKWPAAFPIAGFENIKIALNAFPVSNRQLHKLTYRLQSGINGIALPSNEAFLGINTIVNQKNQFYTASDKDGGFNDGIANNTYTLREQGVGRFDQRNAKEFLYQLMELLRDEVTAFNALGEDFLASILREIAQNMARIEQKLGVKRANETYSQPYLVVKGNKDPDNLYISYWTTSAELANGLPVGSRLQSYSASALNNAEIMLLTSSFGGKPAPEETQYVRELRKNIITCDRLITAEDIRAYCAAELGDKVRKVNMRPHFIKGNLPGQGFVRCLQIQLTPSGIISDHAEWIQTCDLLKTKIEKLSTGMYPIDIITA; the protein is encoded by the coding sequence ATGTATTCAGATTCTTATTATACCAAGGAAAATATATCCCGCAGAATTTTAAAACGATCCGCCGAACTTTGGGGATATGACGAAACCAGTCTCGACCAGTTTGATCCGCTGGTAAAACTCCTTATCGAAGGCTGTGCTGTTGAATTTGAAAAAGTCGGTCAGGAAATAAAAGGAACCGAGCTTAGATTAATGAGCCGGCTCGCAGAAATTCTTTGCCCGCAAATACAACGTAGTCCAAAACCTGCCATTGCCATTGCGCAAGCCAGATCAATTGAAGCCAAAGCCTGGGTAGACCAGGAAAATCAACTGGTTTGCAGGCGAAGCAATGTTAGAAAGGGAGAAGCGGCTGAGGTATTTTTCTCCCCGGTTGGCAGACATTCCATTGTCAATGCGGCAATCGTTTATTATGCCACGCCGGTTGGACTTTATGCCATGGAAAGGGGATCGCGCAATTTGCTTTCATCGTCGTTGGTACAAAAAGGTGGAGATCAGACTGTATGGATTGGTATTGACATGGATCAATCGATCGATTCCTTTGAAGGTTTCAGATTTTATATTGACTGGCCAACAGATATATCACAGAGCCTTTACCGTGAATTTTTGTCCTTTACAAGCTGGGAGTCAGGAAGGAAAAAATTAACATATGAAGTAGGATTAAAAACCGAAAATACTTCCGAAGAAATGACTTTGCTTGGTATGAAAAATCATTTCGTCAATATAACGAATCAAGAAACCTGGGAAAAAGGTGAGATGGCATTACTACCCTATCCGCCGGAATTTGAAGATATATACGACAGATCTTTGCAGACACTAAAAAAGCCTTTGGTCTGGTTAAAAATTAAATGGCCGGCCGCATTTCCCATTGCAGGATTTGAAAATATAAAAATAGCCCTGAACGCTTTTCCGGTGAGCAACAGGCAACTTCATAAATTAACTTATCGTTTGCAATCCGGAATTAACGGTATCGCGCTGCCATCCAATGAGGCATTCCTTGGAATTAATACCATAGTAAATCAAAAAAATCAGTTTTACACGGCCTCTGATAAAGATGGCGGCTTCAATGATGGTATCGCCAACAATACTTATACGCTCAGAGAGCAGGGTGTTGGCAGGTTTGATCAGAGAAACGCAAAGGAATTTCTTTATCAGCTTATGGAACTGCTGAGAGATGAAGTTACTGCGTTTAACGCGCTTGGTGAAGATTTCCTGGCTTCCATACTCAGGGAAATTGCTCAAAATATGGCCAGAATCGAGCAAAAACTTGGCGTAAAAAGAGCAAACGAAACCTACTCCCAACCCTATCTCGTCGTTAAAGGCAACAAGGATCCGGACAATTTATATATTTCTTACTGGACAACTTCGGCGGAACTTGCCAACGGATTACCTGTTGGGTCCCGGCTCCAGTCCTATTCTGCTTCGGCTTTGAATAATGCTGAAATCATGCTTTTGACCTCGTCGTTTGGCGGAAAACCGGCACCGGAAGAAACTCAGTATGTCCGGGAACTTCGAAAAAATATTATCACTTGCGATCGTTTGATCACGGCGGAAGACATCAGGGCGTATTGTGCCGCAGAGCTTGGTGACAAAGTCAGGAAAGTAAATATGCGCCCACATTTCATCAAAGGGAATCTTCCTGGACAAGGTTTTGTAAGATGCCTTCAAATCCAGCTCACCCCTTCCGGGATTATTTCCGATCATGCTGAATGGATTCAAACTTGTGATTTATTAAAAACAAAAATTGAAAAATTGTCAACCGGAATGTATCCAATTGATATAATAACAGCATAA
- a CDS encoding GPW/gp25 family protein — MEEQNYALPLALDRIVMKQMLAKCPDREAIHQHLYLLMVTHFDETRFDENYGCALWEHDFSILSQIKWKDLIRESLETAIARFERRLTQIKVRVEIEELEMMSKHNSYIRKRIGVEVKAVIRRTNEPFIFFERIFISPMSID, encoded by the coding sequence ATGGAAGAACAAAATTATGCATTACCACTGGCACTTGACCGGATTGTTATGAAGCAAATGCTGGCAAAATGCCCGGATCGGGAAGCTATTCACCAGCATCTTTATCTTTTGATGGTTACACATTTTGACGAAACACGTTTTGATGAAAATTATGGCTGTGCTTTGTGGGAACATGATTTTTCAATCCTTTCCCAAATTAAGTGGAAGGATTTGATAAGAGAATCGCTTGAAACAGCCATTGCCCGTTTTGAGCGGCGCCTGACACAGATAAAAGTACGTGTGGAAATTGAAGAACTGGAAATGATGTCGAAGCACAATAGCTACATCCGGAAAAGAATCGGCGTTGAAGTTAAGGCGGTTATCAGGCGAACCAATGAACCTTTCATTTTCTTTGAACGCATCTTCATTTCACCCATGTCCATTGATTAG
- a CDS encoding TssN family type VI secretion system protein yields the protein MKLPLPKTSSQRLQLLYAFIVILLLVSVGSFAFFITDYRVAYPAAMVAFLILGVLHIYLLSQWFNTLFLNGSVKALGFTLLLSILAALVITFLYHKISDALIMGIGMATALIGFLFPVFVAKVYQTYLTIPLREYKKWYYPVGQPLPDMDLLDLSRVLVIQFEFTKKADETAFTNFRAKAPNAMLFGELFFIFLNDYNDRNPASPVEFLTPEGLPYGWLFYKKSPWYKKRIYMDSDLTFQANGIVDNETIVAVRE from the coding sequence ATGAAATTGCCTTTGCCTAAAACTTCCTCACAACGTCTTCAGCTTTTATATGCTTTTATTGTAATTCTGCTGTTGGTAAGTGTCGGTTCATTTGCCTTTTTTATTACAGATTACCGCGTTGCTTATCCAGCTGCTATGGTGGCTTTTCTGATATTGGGCGTGCTTCATATTTATTTGTTATCCCAATGGTTCAATACACTTTTCCTGAACGGTTCTGTAAAAGCACTGGGTTTTACGCTGCTGTTGAGTATTTTGGCTGCTTTGGTGATTACTTTTCTTTATCATAAGATCAGTGACGCACTTATTATGGGAATTGGCATGGCCACCGCTCTGATTGGTTTTTTGTTTCCGGTTTTTGTCGCAAAGGTTTATCAAACCTATCTGACTATACCTTTGAGAGAATATAAAAAATGGTATTATCCCGTTGGGCAGCCGTTGCCGGATATGGATCTTCTGGATCTTTCCAGAGTTTTGGTGATTCAGTTTGAATTTACTAAAAAGGCAGACGAAACGGCCTTTACAAACTTCCGGGCCAAAGCTCCTAATGCTATGCTTTTCGGAGAATTGTTTTTTATTTTTCTTAATGATTACAACGACCGGAATCCTGCAAGTCCCGTTGAATTTCTTACACCCGAAGGACTTCCATATGGATGGCTTTTTTACAAAAAATCACCCTGGTATAAAAAACGGATTTATATGGATTCGGATCTTACTTTTCAGGCCAACGGCATTGTTGATAATGAAACGATTGTTGCGGTTAGAGAATAA
- a CDS encoding T6SS effector amidase Tae4 family protein: MIFCDFQTLLNNHPYHTIQYEGMGGQIEKYIDTKVETCTIELSYAMNRSGLNIPDDLPYSPIVAGGRVRSMKDDKGDNYIYSVVDMKAYLDKTYPVSENYRAGSRAGFVKQLGSRKGILALGYRHISLWNGKNYVHESDFFDLWSGAHADSTALRGIFFWEVASLTSIFDDALGN, translated from the coding sequence ATGATTTTTTGTGATTTCCAGACACTTCTTAACAACCATCCTTACCACACAATTCAGTATGAAGGAATGGGCGGGCAAATTGAAAAGTATATTGACACAAAGGTGGAAACCTGCACCATTGAGCTTAGCTACGCCATGAACCGTTCTGGTCTGAATATTCCGGACGATCTGCCTTACTCTCCTATCGTTGCCGGCGGAAGAGTGCGCAGTATGAAGGATGACAAAGGGGATAATTATATTTATAGTGTAGTGGATATGAAAGCATATCTGGATAAAACCTATCCCGTAAGTGAAAATTACCGCGCAGGAAGCCGGGCAGGATTTGTGAAACAACTTGGGTCGAGAAAAGGAATTCTTGCTTTGGGTTATCGGCACATTTCTCTTTGGAACGGAAAGAACTATGTTCATGAATCAGATTTTTTTGATTTATGGAGCGGTGCTCATGCAGATAGCACAGCACTCAGGGGAATTTTCTTTTGGGAAGTTGCTTCATTGACCAGCATATTTGATGATGCACTTGGCAATTAA
- the tssD gene encoding type VI secretion system tube protein TssD, giving the protein MPASSFDAYFTWDGGPSGDGIAVISCNYSLSQSIDDKGRVSSKVYGGTVFIQVDSSSADDSKGLWEWMVDPDGKKASAKITFKNVDEEQTQKELELTDVYCVQYSESFAETGSMPMTTSLTLSSKEIKLFGTPHTNRW; this is encoded by the coding sequence ATGCCAGCTTCAAGTTTTGACGCGTATTTTACCTGGGATGGCGGTCCATCCGGTGACGGAATCGCAGTTATTTCGTGTAATTATTCACTTTCACAATCCATAGACGACAAAGGCCGTGTATCTTCAAAAGTATATGGAGGAACTGTATTTATCCAGGTCGATTCATCCAGTGCTGATGATAGTAAAGGACTTTGGGAATGGATGGTGGATCCGGACGGAAAAAAGGCTTCTGCCAAAATCACTTTCAAAAATGTAGATGAAGAACAAACCCAGAAAGAGCTCGAACTGACGGATGTTTACTGTGTCCAGTATAGTGAAAGCTTTGCAGAAACAGGGTCTATGCCTATGACAACCAGTTTGACTTTGTCTTCAAAAGAGATCAAACTATTTGGCACACCACACACCAACCGGTGGTAG